In the genome of Raphanus sativus cultivar WK10039 chromosome 4, ASM80110v3, whole genome shotgun sequence, one region contains:
- the LOC108851411 gene encoding transcription factor bHLH71 translates to MTLEALSSNGLLNFLLSESLSPTPFKSLLDLEPSPENDIIISKNTIPEMSPQEPASRQPPPASRGKKRRRRKPRVCKNEEEAENQRITHIAVERNRRRQMNQHLSVLRSLMPQPFSQKGDQASIVGGAIDFIKELEHELLSLEAQKLQKDKLNQTVTSSTSQDSNCEPENPHPSLSQFFLHSYDPSQENRNGSTSSVKTAMEDLEVTLIETHANIRILSRRRGFQWTSVVATTGPPQLSKLVAALQSLSLSVLHLSVTTLETFAIYSISTKVEESCQLSSVDDIAGAVHHMLSIIEEEPFCCSTMPELPFTFPLNHTNVTHSL, encoded by the exons ATGACACTAGAAGCTTTATCATCAAACGGTCTCTTAAACTTTTTGCTCTCCGAGTCTCTTTCACCAACCCCATTCAAGTCTCTCCTCGATCTGGAGCCATCGCCGGAAAATGACATCATCATCTCCAAGAACACAATTCCGGAGATGTCTCCCCAAGAACCGGCGTCACGGCAGCCACCACCGGCTAGCAGAGGGAAGAAGCGGCGGAGGAGGAAGCCTAGGGTTTGcaaaaacgaagaagaagctgagaaTCAAAGAATAACTCACATCGCGGTAGAAAGAAATCGAAGAAGACAAATGAATCAGCATCTCTCTGTCTTAAGATCTCTCATGCCTCAACCTTTTTCACAAAAG GGTGATCAAGCTTCAATAGTTGGTGGAGCCATAGATTTCATCAAAGAACTTGAACATGAATTACTATCTCTTGAAGCTCAAAAGCTTCAAAAGGATAAACTAAACCAGACTGTTACTTCTTCAACAAGTCAAGACTCAAACTGCGAGCCTGAGAATCCTCATCCGTCTCTATCACAGTTCTTTCTTCACTCGTACGATCCAAGCCAGGAGAATAGAAATGGGTCAACAAGCTCGGTGAAAACCGCTATGGAGGATCTTGAAGTGACTCTAATAGAAACTCATGCTAACATCAGAATCCTGTCAAGAAGAAGAGGTTTCCAATGGACCTCGGTGGTGGCTACCACCGGACCACCGCAACTTTCAAAACTAGTGGCTGCTCTACAGTCACTCTCCCTCTCCGTGCTTCACCTCAGTGTCACAACATTGGAAACTTTTGCCATTTACTCAATCAGCACTAAG GTGGAAGAGAGTTGCCAGCTAAGTTCAGTAGATGACATTGCAGGAGCAGTTCATCACATGCTAAGTATCATTGAAGAGGAACCTTTTTGTTGTTCAACAATGCCAGAGTTACCCTTTACTTTCCCCTTAAATCACACAAATGTCACTCATTCTCTCTGA